The Candidatus Saccharibacteria bacterium genomic interval GAACCCGCTTGACTGCATCGCCACGGGCGATTACTGCATAGCCCATGGAACCGCCATTGAAGTCCTGAGCCCAGCCGGTGTTGTTGCCCCAGCGGTGAGATTCCATGACCGGATAGCCAATCTCAGCTGAGCCTTTGGTTCTGGCGTAGGCCCATAATTCACCCACAACGTTGTAGGCGGTGCCACTGCAGCTTGGCTGTACGATGGCATTTTCGCCATAGCCTGGGCTTGAAAAGCGCTGCATGCAAGCTGAGCCCCAGCGCTCGACAGCTGCCACGGGCGAGCCCATGACCGAGCCGCCCTTTACGTTGTAGGCATCTACAAAGGCTTGGGGATTGCTGGCACCTGTTCCGGCCACCAAGGGTTGGATTGTGGTGCTGCTAGGTGTTGGAGTGGGCGAAATGCCCACCGGCGTTGGCACAGCGCAAGCGGCTGCAATCATACCGAATGTCAATGTAAAGAGTGGCCCAAATAGGGCCACCCTCCGTGCGATACTCATTATTCACCCTCCTGTTGTAGTACTCCAACAAGTATCGGTATTTACAATATCGCAAGCCCAACGCTAGTTGCAAGCATGGAGCGGCATCATGCCACTACATGCTTGATCATAGGGTATAATAGTTGGCGTGTGATATTGTTGGAACTAGTAGTGATGTTTCTTACTAAAAGGGTCTGGATAAATATTTATGAAATACAAGCTAAGTAATAGCAACCTTTAACGCCATGCGAATACTTATAGATGCCCGATGGATCAAGCAAACTGGTATTGGCCGCTATATTGAGCAAACCGTCGAGCAAATTCTACAACTCGATAAGTCCAACCGCTATATTTTACTTGTTCGGCCACAAGACCGTGCAAAACTTAAACTACAAGCACCCAATCTAGAATACCTAGAATCCAACGAGCCGTGGTTTACCTTTCGAGAGCAGACGACTTTTTTACGTCGTATTAACTTGGCCAAGCCAGACTTAGTGCACTTTACTAACTTTGATTTCCCAATTCTCTATCGCGGCCCTTTCGTAATAACTATTCACGACCTCACACTATTGGAATTCAAAAATGTTAATCGGAGCAAAATGCTGCCGGCCTACTACCATGTTAAAGACGCCGTTATGCGCACTGTTTTGCGCAAAGGCATAGAAAAATCTCAAAAAGTACTGGTACCAACCAACTATGTTAAACAAGGCCTACTTAAGCGCTACAAATCGTCGGCTCGCAAAATTGTAGTTACCCATGAAGCTGCCGATGCACCCTACCCAAACCCGCGCGTTAATCTAGCCAAGTTTGGTATCGATAAGCCCTTCTTGTTTTATGTAGGCAATGCTTATCCGCACAAAAACTTAGAGCGCTTGATAATTGCTTTTGGAAAACTAGTTAATAGCTATCGGCTCGACTATCAACTTGTAATCGCCGGTCGTAAAGATGCTTTTCACAAGCGGCTAGAGGATGAGGTTGCGCAGGCTAATTTGCAACACCGGGTAATCTTTACCAACTATGTTGATGATGCTGAGCTGGCCGGCCTGTACAAGAAGGCGGCCCTATATGTGTTTCCGTCACTATCGGAGGGGTTTGGTCTGCCACCACTCGAGGCTTTGGGCTATGGCTTGCCAGTAGCCAGCAGCAAGGCCACCTGCTTACCCGAGATATTGGGCAATGCGGCCGCCTACTTTAACCCTAAGAGCCCCAACGACATGGCCAAGGTTATTTCGAGCCTTTTAGCCGACACAAAGCAACAGCAAGAACTGGTAAAAAAAGGCAAGCAACAATTTAATAAATTTAGTTGGCGGCAAACTGCCCAAGAAACGCTGGCTGTTTACGAGAGCGTGGAGCGCAAACTCAAGAAGCAGACTTAGAATTAGCTACTAGGTCTTTTACGGACTGCCACATTTCGGGCCGGCCGTTCTCTTTTAGCCAATACCACCATTCTGCTCCCCATAAGTCAAAGTTTTTAATTTGGCTCTGTCGCCCATAGGCTATGTTTTCGCTAAACTGTCGCGGGCTCATGGTCTTACTGGCTTCGTTAAAGCTGAGATACTCGTTGCCAACGGGCCCCCAGGCCTCGGCCTGAAGTTCGTGTATTTTAATCTGTTGGCCGGTTAAAAACTGAATCCAGGCTGCTTTTAGCCAGTTGTAGTTGCCATCTTGCGGATAGCGATAGTAGCCATCGAATAGGCTGCTCCAAACATATCGATACAATGAAATGCCGAATACATCGGCAAACGGGCCTTTTAGGGGAAAGCCAAATTGGTCGCTCTGAGTAAGTACAATGGGCCGGGTCTTATCTAAGCCGCGAACCAGCTCCACCTCTCGCTTTAGCTGGCTATTGGTTAAGTTTGCGCCCGGGCAGTTGCCAAAGCTTTTTAGTAGGAACTCATTTTCGACCTGCCAAGCCTCGATAGTGGGATTGTCTTTGTAGCG includes:
- a CDS encoding glycosyltransferase family 4 protein — encoded protein: MRILIDARWIKQTGIGRYIEQTVEQILQLDKSNRYILLVRPQDRAKLKLQAPNLEYLESNEPWFTFREQTTFLRRINLAKPDLVHFTNFDFPILYRGPFVITIHDLTLLEFKNVNRSKMLPAYYHVKDAVMRTVLRKGIEKSQKVLVPTNYVKQGLLKRYKSSARKIVVTHEAADAPYPNPRVNLAKFGIDKPFLFYVGNAYPHKNLERLIIAFGKLVNSYRLDYQLVIAGRKDAFHKRLEDEVAQANLQHRVIFTNYVDDAELAGLYKKAALYVFPSLSEGFGLPPLEALGYGLPVASSKATCLPEILGNAAAYFNPKSPNDMAKVISSLLADTKQQQELVKKGKQQFNKFSWRQTAQETLAVYESVERKLKKQT
- a CDS encoding cellulase family glycosylhydrolase, whose protein sequence is MLVSKLKNWAKTLFIILVGAVYALAIISIVLMYWYWAVNLNKPEVIGVSFSQPQAERYGVDWQANYSALLDDLNFKNLRIAAYWDRTEPTQGQFDFSQTDWMVEQAKKRGAKVTLNIGQKLIRSPECYYPSWLNKNDPAQVQTQIDPYLAAVVNRYKDNPTIEAWQVENEFLLKSFGNCPGANLTNSQLKREVELVRGLDKTRPIVLTQSDQFGFPLKGPFADVFGISLYRYVWSSLFDGYYRYPQDGNYNWLKAAWIQFLTGQQIKIHELQAEAWGPVGNEYLSFNEASKTMSPRQFSENIAYGRQSQIKNFDLWGAEWWYWLKENGRPEMWQSVKDLVANSKSAS